DNA from Halomonas sp. GFAJ-1:
CTGGGCAATTCACTGCGTGTAGGGGATCCCGTGTCCTTCCAAGGCTATACCGTTGGCCGCGTTGAAGACACACGTTTTGAGCCTGAAACTCGTACCATGCATCACCATGTCTTTATAGAAGACCCTTATGCACAGCTTGTCACGGACAGCACTCGGTTCTGGACGTCTAGCGGCGTTGATTTTCGTTTAGACGCCGATGGCGTCCGTGTCAACGTAGAGTCCCTGGAAGCGCTGCTGGGCGGCGGGGTTACCTTTGGCGTACCCGAGGATTTACCCATGGGCCGCCCGGTAGAAGCCAATGCCAGCTTTAGCCTCTATGCAGATGAAGATAGTGCCCGCGAGGGGACATTTAACCGCTATCTCGAATACGTGCTACTGGTTGAGGATACGGTACGTGGGCTCTCAAAAGGGGCGCCCGTGGAGTTTCGAGGTGTCCGCCTGGGCACCGTTGCCGCCGTCCCCTGGAACTTTACCGCTCCACAACCTGATTCACGAGCTCAGTTTTCTATACCAGTATTGATCCGCATTGAGCCGCAACGTTTAGGTATTGAAAATGAGGATATTGATTTAGAGATGTGGGAAGAGCGTTTTCAGCGCATGTTTGGCATGGGCCTGCGCGCATCCCTGAAAAATGGCAACCTGCTCACTGGCGCCCTCTTTGTCGATCTGAACTTCCAGCGGGATTTAGCCGATCAATATTTGGCTGAGTCTTTTTCAGAACGCACCGTTTTCCCCACGGTGGCAGGCGGGTTTGCACAAATCCAAGCGCAAGTGACCAATTTATTGGATAAACTTAACGGATTAGAGGTAGAGCCGCTGTTGGCCGGCCTAGATCGCAATCTGCAGGCGTCAGAGAGCGTACTCAACGAAGTTCGTGAAGTCAGCGCGGCAATGAACCAGCTTCTAAATGACCCAGATACCCAAGCACTTGGCGGCAACCTGAACGCTACACTCGATGAGCTACGCAGCACACTACAAGGTGTTTCGCCCTCTTCGCCTGCTTACCAGGAGTTAACCACCGCGATTCAACGCCTAGACCGTTTGATGCGTGACCTACAGCCCCTTACCCGCACGTTGAACGAAAACCCCAGGGCATTGCTATTTGATAACCTGGACACTCAAGATCCAATTCCCCGTGCTCCACGCTAACAAGGAATGACTATGCGCTTTCTGACCCTTAAGGCTTTACTGTTGCTCGGCCTGAGCCTTCTGCTGTCGGCCTGTGCAAGCAGCGTTACCCCCCCGGCACGCTACATGCTACCGAGCAGCCCAGCGGTTAACGCCCCGGTTCAACCCCAAGCCACGCTTAAAGTAAGCGCTCCACGGTTAGCACATTATCTAGATGTTGATGGTATTGTTATGCAGTTAGATGATATTGCCCTCAACGAAGCGCGGGAGCATCAGTGGGCGGAAAGCATAGGCCGTCAGCTGGAGCGATCACTGCGGGTGCACCTTGCCCATGAGCTACCCACTATCCAAGTAGTTCGGGAAGAGATCAATGCACCTAGCGGTCCAACACTGCAACTTGAAATTGATCAGTTCCAGGGAAGGTATGATGGGGTTGCTGTGGCCAGCGGCCAGTGGCAGCTTCGAAGCAACAGCAATGAACTTTTGGCGATGAAAAGTGTTACTGCTGAAACAGAACTCAATGAAGATGGCTACCCAGCATTGGTACGCTCACTAGGCGAGAGTTGGGCCAGCATTGCCGGCCAGATCGCACATCAGCTACGCCAAGGCAACTTTTTTGAGTAGGTCAGCTTGGGCACCTCATGTCGACCTGCCTATTAACGGCTAAGCTACGTCAGAGACTCGGACAAGGACGCGATATGAATAGTGACAACACGTTAGACGTTGAGGCGCTACACAAGCAGCTTGCTAGCCTAACGCACTCTCTAAAAGCATGGCTTGAGGGCGATACATCACTCTCCCTATTAGAGACGGCCCTAAATAGCCATGAGGCT
Protein-coding regions in this window:
- a CDS encoding mammalian cell entry protein, which codes for MANDSTPQQRTTPSEENDLHRAKSSPQTRLSPIWIVPIVAVIIGMWLVYDNYTSRGTLVTLNMENAEGIEAGSTLIRSRNVEIGRVQSVQLSDDLSHAVLTARIQPEAETMLREDSRFWVVKPRIGREGISGLGTVLSGAYIQLEPGRSEEPRREFQVSDVPPVAPAGQAGLHISLVSQLGNSLRVGDPVSFQGYTVGRVEDTRFEPETRTMHHHVFIEDPYAQLVTDSTRFWTSSGVDFRLDADGVRVNVESLEALLGGGVTFGVPEDLPMGRPVEANASFSLYADEDSAREGTFNRYLEYVLLVEDTVRGLSKGAPVEFRGVRLGTVAAVPWNFTAPQPDSRAQFSIPVLIRIEPQRLGIENEDIDLEMWEERFQRMFGMGLRASLKNGNLLTGALFVDLNFQRDLADQYLAESFSERTVFPTVAGGFAQIQAQVTNLLDKLNGLEVEPLLAGLDRNLQASESVLNEVREVSAAMNQLLNDPDTQALGGNLNATLDELRSTLQGVSPSSPAYQELTTAIQRLDRLMRDLQPLTRTLNENPRALLFDNLDTQDPIPRAPR